In a single window of the Streptosporangiales bacterium genome:
- a CDS encoding NAD(P)/FAD-dependent oxidoreductase, whose translation MTSEQTFVVVGASLTAAKTAQRLRKDGFAGRVILVGAERERPYERPPLSKGYLLGKEERDSIYVHEESWYADNSVELLLGRRAVRLDVGAHEVELADGERLAYTKVLLATGSSPRKLRLPGTDLDGVHYLRTVGNSERLRDTIRAGGRVVVVGGGWIGLETAAAARQHGCDVTIVEPQAAPLRAALGDRLGGFFADVHRAQGVDVRLDTTVTEVRGSSGRVSAVVTGDGTELAADAVVIGVGVEPRTELAGDAGLAVDDGVVVDAGLRTEQPDVYAAGDVARSHYPRYGRGLRVEHWANAVRSAPVAARSMMGEQVAYDRVPYFFSDQYDVGMEFSGWFAPDGFDDIVVRGDVEAKAFQAFWLAGGRVVAGLHVNRWDDGVKPIEKLITGGTAVDPGQLADPSVALADLAGD comes from the coding sequence GTGACCAGCGAGCAGACCTTCGTCGTCGTCGGAGCGAGCCTCACCGCGGCGAAGACGGCCCAACGCCTGCGCAAGGACGGGTTCGCCGGCCGGGTGATCCTCGTCGGTGCCGAACGCGAGCGTCCGTACGAGCGGCCGCCGCTGTCCAAGGGCTACCTCCTCGGCAAGGAGGAGCGCGACTCGATCTACGTGCACGAGGAGAGCTGGTACGCCGACAACTCCGTCGAGCTCCTCCTCGGCCGTCGGGCGGTCCGGCTCGACGTCGGCGCCCACGAGGTCGAGCTCGCCGACGGCGAGCGGCTGGCGTACACGAAGGTCCTGCTCGCCACCGGGTCGTCGCCACGCAAGCTGCGACTTCCCGGCACGGACCTCGACGGCGTGCACTACCTGCGCACCGTGGGGAACTCCGAACGGCTGCGCGACACCATCCGCGCCGGTGGCCGGGTGGTCGTCGTCGGCGGCGGCTGGATCGGTCTGGAGACCGCGGCGGCCGCTCGGCAGCACGGGTGCGACGTGACGATCGTCGAGCCGCAGGCGGCGCCCCTGCGGGCAGCGCTCGGCGACCGGCTCGGCGGCTTCTTCGCCGACGTCCACCGCGCGCAGGGCGTCGACGTCAGGCTCGACACGACCGTCACCGAGGTGCGCGGCTCCTCGGGTCGGGTCTCGGCCGTGGTCACCGGCGACGGCACCGAGCTCGCGGCCGACGCCGTGGTCATCGGCGTCGGGGTCGAGCCGCGCACCGAGCTCGCGGGTGACGCCGGCCTCGCGGTCGACGACGGCGTGGTGGTCGACGCGGGCCTGCGCACCGAGCAACCCGACGTCTACGCCGCCGGCGACGTCGCCCGCAGCCACTACCCGAGGTACGGGCGCGGCCTGCGCGTCGAGCACTGGGCCAACGCCGTGCGCAGCGCGCCCGTCGCGGCCCGGTCGATGATGGGCGAGCAGGTCGCGTACGACCGCGTGCCGTACTTCTTCTCCGACCAGTACGACGTCGGCATGGAGTTCTCCGGGTGGTTCGCGCCGGACGGGTTCGACGACATCGTGGTCAGGGGCGATGTCGAGGCCAAGGCGTTCCAGGCGTTCTGGCTGGCGGGCGGTCGCGTGGTCGCGGGACTGCACGTGAACAGGTGGGACGACGGGGTCAAGCCGATCGAGAAGCTCATCACCGGTGGCACCGCCGTCGATCCCGGACAGCTGGCCGACCCGTCGGTCGCGCTCGCCGATCTCGCGGGCGACTGA
- a CDS encoding cation diffusion facilitator family transporter, which yields MSEGRGHDHGVDANADKRYLGLALTLILGFMAVEVVVGVVASSLALITDAGHMLTDAVAIVLALVALRLAVRPARGSYTYGLKRAEILSAQANGITLLLLVGYFTYEAIRRLVDPPDVEGGLVLVTALVGIVVNLGAVMLLRRANRRSLNVEGAFQHILNDLYAFVGTAVAGGVVVLTGWTRADAIAALVVACLMAKAGYGLIRESGRVFLEAAPRGLDPGRVEADLVAMPGVVGVHDLHVWEVTSGFPALSAHVLVTPDRDCHETRVAAERVLGDRYGIAHTTLQVDHRDTRQALPTPTLRTTGGTDRRPVPERTPE from the coding sequence TTGAGCGAGGGTCGTGGCCACGACCACGGCGTCGACGCGAATGCCGACAAGAGGTACCTCGGGCTGGCCCTGACGCTGATCCTCGGCTTCATGGCGGTCGAGGTGGTGGTCGGTGTCGTCGCCTCGTCGCTGGCCCTGATCACCGACGCCGGCCACATGCTGACCGACGCCGTCGCGATCGTGCTCGCCCTCGTCGCGCTGCGACTCGCCGTCCGCCCGGCGCGCGGGTCGTACACCTACGGCCTCAAGCGTGCCGAGATCCTGTCGGCCCAGGCCAATGGCATCACCTTGCTGCTGCTCGTCGGGTACTTCACCTACGAGGCCATCCGGCGGCTCGTCGACCCGCCCGACGTCGAAGGCGGGCTGGTGCTCGTGACGGCGCTCGTGGGCATCGTCGTCAACCTCGGCGCGGTGATGCTGCTCCGCCGCGCCAACCGCCGCAGCCTCAACGTCGAGGGCGCCTTCCAGCACATCCTGAACGACCTCTACGCGTTCGTCGGCACCGCGGTCGCCGGCGGCGTCGTGGTGCTGACCGGATGGACCAGGGCCGACGCGATCGCGGCGCTCGTCGTGGCGTGCCTCATGGCGAAGGCGGGCTACGGGCTCATCCGCGAGTCCGGCCGGGTGTTCCTCGAGGCGGCGCCCCGCGGCCTCGACCCCGGAAGGGTCGAGGCCGACCTGGTGGCGATGCCGGGCGTCGTCGGCGTCCACGACCTGCATGTCTGGGAGGTCACGTCGGGCTTCCCCGCGCTGTCGGCGCACGTGCTCGTGACACCGGACCGCGACTGCCACGAGACGCGTGTCGCCGCCGAACGCGTGCTCGGTGACCGGTACGGCATCGCCCACACCACGCTCCAGGTCGACCACCGCGACACCCGTCAGGCACTGCCCACACCGACCCTGCGCACGACCGGCGGCACCGACCGCCGTCCCGTACCCGAGAGGACACCAGAGTGA
- a CDS encoding prolyl oligopeptidase family serine peptidase, which yields MPPVAKRVPTTRSVHGDDVVDEYAWLLDRDDPDTEAYLEAENTYCDERTAHLNELREAIFGEIKSRTQETDLSVPVRRGEWWYYTRTQEGRQYAIHCRSRQEDGEGEQVMLDQNELAGEADYFALGVFSVSPDGRLLAYATDHDGGEKYTLRFRDLETGADLADEITGVSYGAAWSLDGSTFFYTTLDAAMRPDRAWRHRLGTTQADDDLVHQEDDERYFVGLQLTRSKAYVLLHLGSKVTSEVRFLPSDRPDGEFEVFAPRRQGVEYGVEHAGDWFYVMHNDGAANFALARTPVAATDRAHWEPVLPHRDDTRLEDVAAFTGHLVVGLRRNGLTGLRVLPVDGDTVGEGHDVAFEEPVYTVGGGGNPEFDTTTFRYVYGSLVTPTSVYDYDVASRSHELKKRTPVLGDFDPEAYSSAREWATAPDGTQVPISLVWREGTPRDGSAPCLLYGYGSYEHSIDPMFSIPRLSLLDRGFVYAVAHIRGGGEMGRHWYENGKFEHKRNTFTDFVACAEHLAEQRWTSFDRIVARGGSAGGLLMGAVANLAPDRFRGILAQVPFVDALNTILDPSLPLTVIEWEEWGNPVESADMYQYMKAYSPYENVEAKDYPAIFATAGLNDPRVGYHEPAKWVARLRTMSTGDNELLLKTEMGAGHGGKSGRYDAWRDEGLYLAWAIDVVGAKY from the coding sequence ATCCCTCCCGTCGCCAAGCGCGTGCCCACCACCCGTTCCGTCCACGGCGACGACGTCGTCGACGAGTACGCGTGGCTGCTCGATCGTGACGATCCCGACACCGAGGCGTACCTCGAAGCCGAGAACACGTATTGCGACGAGCGCACCGCACACCTGAACGAGCTGCGCGAGGCGATCTTCGGCGAGATCAAGTCGCGCACGCAGGAGACCGATCTCTCCGTCCCCGTCCGCCGCGGGGAGTGGTGGTACTACACCCGTACCCAGGAGGGCAGGCAGTACGCGATCCACTGCCGCAGCAGGCAGGAGGACGGCGAGGGCGAGCAGGTCATGCTCGACCAGAACGAGCTCGCCGGTGAGGCCGACTACTTCGCGCTCGGCGTGTTCAGCGTGAGCCCCGACGGTCGGCTGCTCGCGTACGCGACCGACCACGACGGCGGCGAGAAGTACACCCTGCGGTTCCGTGACCTCGAGACGGGTGCGGACCTCGCCGACGAGATCACCGGGGTCTCCTACGGTGCGGCCTGGTCGCTCGACGGCTCGACGTTCTTCTACACGACCCTCGACGCGGCGATGCGCCCGGACCGCGCGTGGCGGCACCGGCTCGGCACGACCCAGGCCGACGACGACCTCGTCCACCAGGAGGACGACGAACGCTACTTCGTCGGCCTGCAGCTCACCAGGAGCAAGGCCTACGTGCTGCTGCACCTGGGGAGCAAGGTCACGAGCGAGGTGCGCTTCCTCCCCTCGGACCGGCCGGACGGGGAGTTCGAGGTCTTCGCGCCGCGACGGCAGGGCGTCGAGTACGGCGTCGAGCACGCCGGTGACTGGTTCTACGTCATGCACAACGACGGGGCGGCGAACTTCGCGCTCGCCCGCACGCCCGTCGCCGCCACCGACCGTGCGCACTGGGAGCCCGTGCTGCCACACCGCGACGACACGCGTCTGGAGGACGTCGCAGCGTTCACCGGCCACCTCGTCGTCGGCCTGCGGAGGAACGGGCTCACCGGCCTGCGGGTGCTTCCCGTCGACGGCGACACGGTCGGCGAGGGCCACGACGTCGCCTTCGAGGAGCCGGTCTACACCGTCGGCGGGGGAGGCAACCCGGAGTTCGACACGACGACGTTCAGGTACGTCTACGGCTCGCTCGTGACACCGACGAGCGTGTACGACTACGACGTCGCGTCGCGCTCGCACGAGCTGAAGAAGCGGACGCCGGTCCTCGGCGACTTCGACCCCGAGGCGTACTCGAGCGCGCGCGAGTGGGCGACCGCGCCCGACGGCACTCAGGTGCCGATCTCACTGGTCTGGCGCGAGGGCACGCCGCGCGACGGCTCGGCGCCGTGCCTGCTCTACGGCTACGGCTCCTACGAGCACAGCATCGACCCGATGTTCTCGATCCCGCGGCTGTCGCTGCTCGACCGCGGCTTCGTCTACGCGGTCGCGCACATCCGCGGCGGCGGCGAGATGGGCCGCCACTGGTACGAGAACGGCAAGTTCGAGCACAAGCGCAACACGTTCACCGACTTCGTCGCGTGCGCCGAGCACCTGGCCGAGCAGAGGTGGACGTCGTTCGACCGCATCGTCGCGCGGGGCGGCAGCGCGGGCGGCCTGCTGATGGGCGCCGTCGCCAACCTTGCGCCCGACAGGTTCCGCGGCATCCTCGCCCAGGTGCCGTTCGTCGACGCGCTCAACACGATCCTCGATCCCTCGCTGCCGCTCACGGTCATCGAGTGGGAGGAGTGGGGCAACCCGGTCGAGAGCGCCGACATGTACCAGTACATGAAGGCGTACAGCCCGTACGAGAACGTCGAGGCGAAGGACTACCCGGCCATCTTCGCGACCGCCGGCCTCAACGACCCGCGGGTCGGCTACCACGAGCCCGCGAAATGGGTGGCCCGGCTGCGCACGATGAGCACCGGCGACAACGAGCTGCTGCTGAAGACCGAGA